A genomic window from Tolypothrix sp. PCC 7910 includes:
- a CDS encoding TatD family hydrolase, producing MMFIDPHIHMCSRTTYDYLIMREHGIVAVIEPSFWLGQPRTTAGSFKDYFSSLVGWEHFRASQFGIQHYCTIGLNPKEANNEALAAEVMELLPLFACKEGVVAIGEIGYDDMTEAEDKYFCEQLALAKELDMLVMIHTPHRNKKAGASRSMDRCIEYGLDPSQVIIDHNNEETVEEVLNRGFWAAFTIYPKTKMGNARMADIVRQYGSDRIIVDSSADWGVSDPLAVPKTAQLMLDTGIPEKHVQAVCYENALAAYGQTGQMKASDWLDAPSADQRQMFNGNSVLRGQEPGIKSVADYVLIE from the coding sequence ATGATGTTTATCGATCCTCACATTCATATGTGTTCCCGTACCACCTATGATTACCTGATCATGCGGGAACATGGTATTGTTGCAGTGATTGAGCCATCTTTCTGGTTAGGACAACCCCGCACAACTGCTGGTTCCTTTAAAGATTACTTTAGTAGCTTGGTTGGGTGGGAACACTTTCGCGCCAGTCAATTTGGTATTCAACATTACTGTACTATCGGCCTCAACCCTAAAGAAGCTAATAACGAAGCCTTAGCAGCAGAAGTGATGGAATTGCTACCATTGTTTGCTTGTAAAGAAGGTGTAGTGGCGATTGGGGAAATTGGCTATGACGACATGACAGAAGCAGAAGATAAATACTTTTGCGAACAATTAGCGCTAGCCAAAGAACTTGATATGCTGGTAATGATTCATACCCCTCATCGTAATAAAAAAGCAGGGGCTAGCCGCAGTATGGATCGTTGCATTGAATATGGACTAGATCCATCACAAGTAATTATTGACCACAACAACGAAGAAACCGTTGAAGAAGTTTTAAACCGAGGTTTTTGGGCAGCTTTCACAATTTACCCGAAAACCAAGATGGGTAACGCTAGGATGGCAGACATTGTTCGTCAATATGGAAGCGATCGCATCATTGTAGATAGTAGCGCTGATTGGGGAGTGAGTGACCCCTTAGCGGTTCCGAAAACAGCACAATTAATGTTAGACACAGGGATACCGGAGAAACACGTACAAGCTGTTTGCTACGAAAACGCCCTAGCAGCTTATGGTCAAACAGGACAAATGAAAGCTTCAGACTGGCTAGATGCGCCATCTGCCGACCAGCGTCAAATGTTCAACGGTAACTCAGTATTGCGGGGACAAGAACCGGGGATTAAGTCTGTTGCAGATTATGTGTTGATTGAGTAG
- a CDS encoding EboA family metabolite traffic protein, translating into MSSVNQLLHHWLIQFVSQEALAWLEQKQSQIANGAPERIFYTSFSAVPRYLGKNNLQLTSQDLAAANDLVPGWSPGNWTVDQAGRTILVLALPHDRTEDYLRSLDKVFSVADMGELIALYQSLPLLPHPELHRQRAAEGIRSNMTNVFCAIALNNPYPANYLDNIAWNQMVLKALFVGSPLHQIWGLDQRANSELARMLVNYAHERWAAKRPVSPELWRPVGKFADNAIIADLAKVLAEGSIAEKQAAALACSQSPLLEAQALLSLYPDLQSAIAEGELTWSNFSRDRVAVCK; encoded by the coding sequence ATGAGTAGCGTCAACCAGTTGTTACATCATTGGCTAATACAGTTTGTGTCCCAGGAAGCACTGGCTTGGTTGGAACAAAAGCAAAGCCAGATTGCTAATGGCGCGCCTGAGAGGATATTTTATACTTCTTTTAGTGCTGTACCGCGTTATCTCGGTAAAAATAATTTACAACTGACATCCCAAGACTTAGCAGCAGCTAATGACTTAGTCCCTGGTTGGTCTCCTGGTAATTGGACTGTGGATCAAGCTGGTCGGACAATATTAGTGCTAGCTTTACCCCACGATCGCACTGAGGATTATCTGCGATCGCTTGATAAAGTTTTCAGTGTTGCGGATATGGGGGAGTTGATTGCACTGTATCAAAGTCTACCTTTACTGCCGCACCCAGAGTTACATCGCCAACGTGCTGCTGAAGGTATTCGCAGTAACATGACTAATGTATTCTGTGCGATCGCACTCAACAACCCCTATCCAGCAAATTATTTAGATAATATTGCTTGGAATCAGATGGTGCTGAAGGCTTTATTTGTAGGTAGTCCTTTGCATCAAATTTGGGGACTAGACCAACGTGCTAACTCTGAATTAGCAAGGATGTTGGTAAACTATGCCCATGAACGTTGGGCTGCTAAACGTCCAGTATCACCAGAATTGTGGCGACCAGTAGGAAAATTTGCCGATAATGCAATCATTGCAGATTTAGCCAAAGTATTGGCAGAGGGCAGCATTGCCGAAAAACAAGCAGCAGCCTTAGCTTGTTCGCAATCCCCTTTATTAGAAGCGCAAGCACTACTATCTCTTTATCCAGACTTGCAGTCAGCCATTGCCGAAGGCGAATTGACTTGGAGTAATTTTAGCCGCGATCGCGTCGCAGTCTGCAAATAA
- a CDS encoding 3-dehydroquinate synthase — protein MLITHKPSTSLQPIQQSVCVNFNYDVYFTNGLFQLDNPLLAQVIAADGEITAKKVLVIVDGGLLKHQHGLLKQISVYADFYSDVINLSDAPIIIPGGEIVKNEPRFVEQIHQMIDAAGLCRHSYVLAIGGGALLDMVGYAAATAHRGIRLIRVPTTVLAQNDSGIGVKNGINAYGKKNFLGTFMPPYAVLNDFDFLTSLSDRDWRSGIAEAVKVALIKDADFFEFIMKSADKLAARDTRAMEQLIYRCAQLHLAHIANSGDPFEKGSSRPLDFGHWAAHKLEDITNYKLRHGEAVAIGIALDTTYSYLTGLLPQSEWQKILGTLETLGFTLYLSALREQLHQPEHPHYLFRGLSEFREHLGGKLTIILLQGIGQKIEVNQVDISVYKQAISMLQDWELSHP, from the coding sequence ATGCTCATTACACACAAGCCATCTACTAGCCTGCAACCAATTCAGCAATCTGTCTGTGTCAACTTTAACTATGATGTTTACTTTACCAATGGGTTGTTTCAATTAGACAATCCTTTACTAGCGCAAGTGATTGCCGCAGATGGAGAAATAACAGCAAAAAAAGTTTTAGTAATAGTAGATGGAGGGCTGTTAAAACATCAGCATGGACTATTAAAACAAATATCAGTTTATGCAGATTTTTATTCAGATGTCATCAACTTAAGTGATGCGCCAATCATCATTCCTGGTGGAGAAATAGTTAAAAACGAGCCAAGATTTGTAGAACAAATTCATCAGATGATCGATGCTGCAGGATTATGCCGCCACTCTTACGTATTAGCCATTGGGGGTGGAGCATTATTAGACATGGTAGGATACGCAGCAGCAACAGCGCACCGAGGAATTCGGTTAATACGGGTGCCAACCACAGTGTTAGCGCAAAACGATTCCGGTATAGGGGTAAAGAATGGCATCAATGCATACGGCAAGAAAAACTTCCTCGGTACATTCATGCCACCTTATGCAGTATTGAACGACTTTGATTTTCTCACCAGTTTGAGCGATCGCGATTGGCGATCGGGCATTGCAGAAGCCGTCAAGGTAGCATTGATCAAAGATGCAGATTTCTTTGAATTCATTATGAAATCTGCTGATAAATTAGCGGCTCGTGATACGAGAGCTATGGAACAGCTAATTTATCGTTGTGCTCAATTGCATTTAGCACATATTGCCAATAGCGGTGACCCCTTTGAAAAAGGTTCATCCCGTCCCTTAGATTTTGGACATTGGGCGGCGCATAAATTGGAAGACATCACAAACTATAAATTACGCCACGGTGAAGCTGTTGCGATTGGTATAGCCTTAGATACCACATATTCCTATTTAACAGGGCTACTACCACAATCAGAATGGCAAAAGATTTTAGGCACACTTGAAACATTAGGCTTCACCTTGTACCTATCTGCATTAAGAGAACAATTACATCAGCCAGAGCATCCCCATTATCTATTTAGAGGACTGAGCGAGTTCCGCGAACACTTAGGTGGCAAATTAACAATTATCCTTCTTCAAGGAATTGGGCAGAAAATAGAAGTTAATCAGGTAGATATATCTGTTTATAAACAAGCTATATCCATGCTGCAAGATTGGGAACTATCACACCCTTGA
- a CDS encoding sensor histidine kinase KdpD yields MNDSITADLFAALNILVLERINVGSFKVTGTVPNWLRHFCHPRITSGMEVLIPEEQFPFLENFLIDAEEFWQNNSTTKLTSGFWTDRALSGKEYHFEASAICLNNRKILLIELLDNSFYEKQSIIQKARENQLVYQQLLKDNQKKEVLIHCIIHDIAGQLSSINCCLALLEFENLTPKGKEHLEVGRQQTVKQEMLIREILNAFSAEMQSLEAFTLDPEQAPNVLASIQEVIKVLSPTFTLNDMQLQIASNIDFTADWRVVGDRSRLDRVISNLVENAFRHSPPESIVEIGLKQDAESVLVTVDDRGTGVEPQLVPTLFQKFSQGKTRSGRSGLGLYFCRITVERWGGKIGYLPLPEGGSRFWFRLLKPERN; encoded by the coding sequence ATGAATGACTCTATCACAGCAGACCTATTTGCAGCCTTAAATATTTTAGTGTTAGAGCGAATTAATGTCGGTTCATTTAAAGTTACTGGAACAGTACCAAATTGGTTAAGGCATTTTTGCCATCCCAGAATTACATCAGGGATGGAAGTCTTAATACCAGAAGAACAGTTTCCTTTTTTAGAAAACTTTTTGATTGATGCTGAAGAATTTTGGCAAAATAATAGCACAACAAAGCTAACTTCGGGTTTCTGGACAGACCGCGCCCTATCTGGGAAAGAATATCATTTTGAAGCCTCGGCTATTTGCTTAAATAACCGAAAAATTTTATTAATCGAATTACTAGATAATTCTTTTTACGAAAAACAATCTATTATTCAAAAAGCTAGAGAAAATCAATTAGTTTATCAACAATTATTAAAAGATAATCAGAAAAAAGAAGTATTGATTCACTGTATTATCCATGATATAGCAGGACAGCTAAGTAGTATTAATTGTTGTCTGGCTCTGCTAGAATTTGAGAACTTAACACCTAAAGGAAAAGAACATTTAGAAGTTGGTAGACAGCAAACTGTTAAGCAAGAAATGCTGATTCGGGAAATATTAAATGCATTCTCGGCTGAGATGCAATCCCTAGAAGCTTTCACACTCGATCCCGAACAAGCACCCAATGTTCTCGCTTCTATACAAGAGGTAATCAAGGTCTTAAGTCCGACCTTTACCCTCAATGATATGCAATTACAAATAGCCAGCAATATTGACTTCACAGCTGACTGGAGAGTAGTAGGCGATCGCTCGCGTTTGGATCGGGTAATTTCTAATTTGGTAGAAAATGCATTCCGCCATAGCCCACCAGAATCTATTGTGGAAATTGGCTTAAAACAAGATGCAGAATCGGTTTTAGTGACAGTGGATGACAGGGGTACAGGCGTAGAGCCACAGCTTGTACCAACGTTATTTCAAAAATTCTCTCAAGGTAAAACTAGATCGGGTAGATCTGGACTAGGACTTTATTTTTGTCGCATTACAGTTGAACGTTGGGGAGGGAAAATAGGTTATTTACCTCTTCCTGAAGGTGGTTCTCGCTTCTGGTTCCGCCTCTTAAAACCAGAGCGTAATTAG
- a CDS encoding Rab family GTPase — MLQKKICMVGAFATGKTSLVSRFVSSIFSEKYHTTVGVKIDKKTLNIQEKTLNLILWDLYGEDEFQKVRMSYLRGSSGYLLVVDGTRRNTLEKAFDLQARVEDTIGNVPFIMILNKWDLTDEWEIDPVEIDAVQLKGWTVMKTSAKNGLGVAEVFQTLAEKIMDE; from the coding sequence ATGCTCCAGAAAAAGATTTGCATGGTGGGTGCATTTGCCACAGGTAAGACTAGTTTAGTATCGAGGTTTGTGAGTAGTATTTTTTCCGAAAAGTACCATACTACTGTAGGAGTAAAAATTGATAAAAAAACACTAAATATTCAAGAAAAAACTCTTAATTTAATACTTTGGGATCTTTATGGAGAAGATGAATTTCAAAAAGTAAGAATGTCGTATCTACGGGGTTCATCTGGTTATTTATTAGTAGTTGATGGGACGCGGAGGAATACCTTAGAGAAAGCATTTGACCTGCAAGCCAGAGTAGAAGATACAATTGGCAATGTTCCCTTTATTATGATACTTAACAAATGGGATTTAACAGATGAATGGGAGATTGACCCTGTAGAAATCGATGCGGTACAGCTAAAAGGTTGGACTGTCATGAAAACAAGTGCTAAAAACGGTCTGGGTGTAGCAGAAGTTTTTCAAACTCTTGCTGAAAAAATCATGGATGAATAA
- a CDS encoding OmpA family protein, whose translation MSNNSTNEVAKESLKSLSNGKQITIAINPAISFQEPQVSSSENSAAKSSPHSVSINSPVNNHPQNNDELNTIRSLLLGVEPNQLNKLYERLDNPQIQAEDISRLLPEAVILRSKQDKQLGEAIVTTVETALQNSITQDHNRLSETFFPIIGPATRKAISTALEEMLQSLNQTLEHSLSPQSLQWRLEAKRTGKSFAEIIFLRTLLYRVEQVFLIHKNTGLLLQHLIAPQVKTQDPDLVSAMLTAIQDFVRDSFNIEKEDGLQTLQLGELTIWVEEGPQAVLAAIIRGKPPQEFRLTLKDALEKIHLRLSSEMNDFAGDIEPFTASKSYLEACLAEGYKSPPKKNYTYAWGFLGTIAIASGIWGFFTIREQFRWHSYIQKLESQPGIVVVNTEQRQGKHFISGMRDPLAVDPTKLIQQANINPKSVTSQWQPYISLDPQLITLRSEKLLQPPKTVTLKVDENGILNANGAAPRQWISQAKNLWRFIPGVTQFNDKNLQDIALIQLESYKQQIEQEMLFFSEGTTELIAGEVNKLPNLVIKINQLLDIAQSLNKKVSLQISGHTSTTGTEQINNFLSQARANKILAYLTAQGINPRKFQTEGVGSTALSSQPELAPADNRRVTFRVLITDTSQLKQPQ comes from the coding sequence ATGAGTAATAATTCTACTAATGAAGTAGCTAAAGAATCCCTGAAATCTTTGAGTAATGGTAAGCAAATTACCATAGCTATAAATCCAGCGATATCTTTCCAAGAACCACAAGTATCTAGTTCAGAAAATTCTGCTGCAAAATCTTCTCCTCATTCTGTTTCTATCAATTCACCTGTCAACAATCATCCACAAAACAATGATGAATTAAATACAATCCGTAGTTTACTCCTTGGTGTTGAGCCAAATCAACTAAACAAACTTTATGAGCGATTAGATAATCCCCAAATTCAAGCAGAAGATATTAGCCGCCTGCTGCCAGAAGCTGTAATTTTGCGTTCCAAGCAGGATAAACAATTAGGTGAAGCCATAGTTACTACTGTAGAAACAGCACTTCAAAACTCAATTACACAAGACCACAACAGACTTTCTGAAACATTTTTTCCGATTATTGGCCCTGCAACTCGCAAAGCAATTTCTACAGCTTTGGAAGAGATGCTCCAATCTTTAAATCAAACTTTAGAACATAGCTTGTCACCACAAAGTTTGCAGTGGCGACTAGAAGCAAAAAGGACAGGGAAATCATTCGCGGAAATAATTTTTCTCCGCACGCTGCTTTACCGAGTAGAACAAGTATTTTTAATTCATAAAAATACTGGATTATTATTGCAACACTTAATAGCACCACAGGTAAAAACTCAAGATCCTGATTTAGTTTCAGCAATGTTGACAGCTATTCAGGATTTTGTCAGAGATTCTTTCAATATAGAAAAAGAAGATGGACTGCAAACTTTGCAGTTGGGAGAACTTACCATTTGGGTTGAAGAAGGGCCGCAAGCAGTACTAGCTGCGATTATTCGGGGGAAACCTCCTCAAGAATTTAGGTTAACCCTCAAAGATGCTCTCGAAAAAATCCATCTGCGATTGAGTAGCGAAATGAACGATTTCGCTGGGGATATAGAGCCATTTACCGCCAGTAAATCTTATTTAGAAGCTTGTCTAGCAGAAGGCTATAAATCACCGCCTAAAAAAAATTATACTTATGCCTGGGGTTTTTTAGGTACGATTGCGATCGCTAGTGGTATTTGGGGTTTTTTCACAATCCGAGAACAATTTCGCTGGCATTCCTATATTCAAAAGCTGGAATCACAACCAGGAATCGTAGTAGTTAATACAGAGCAGCGTCAGGGAAAACATTTTATTTCCGGAATGCGCGATCCCTTAGCTGTAGATCCTACAAAACTTATACAGCAAGCAAATATCAATCCAAAAAGCGTTACCAGTCAGTGGCAACCTTACATATCATTAGATCCCCAATTAATTACCCTCAGATCTGAGAAATTGCTGCAACCGCCAAAAACCGTAACCCTAAAAGTTGACGAAAATGGCATTCTCAATGCCAATGGTGCAGCACCCCGCCAATGGATTTCCCAAGCAAAAAATTTATGGCGTTTTATTCCCGGGGTAACTCAATTTAATGACAAAAATCTTCAGGACATTGCCCTAATTCAACTAGAGTCATATAAACAGCAAATAGAACAAGAAATGCTCTTTTTTTCTGAAGGCACAACCGAGTTGATTGCAGGTGAAGTGAATAAACTTCCTAATTTAGTAATAAAAATCAATCAGCTTTTAGATATTGCTCAATCTCTCAATAAAAAAGTGAGTTTGCAAATTTCAGGACACACAAGTACTACGGGTACAGAACAAATCAATAATTTTCTCAGCCAAGCTCGTGCTAATAAAATTCTTGCTTATCTAACTGCTCAAGGTATTAATCCCAGAAAATTTCAAACTGAGGGTGTAGGTTCTACTGCTCTATCTTCACAACCAGAATTAGCACCAGCAGATAACCGTAGAGTTACCTTCAGAGTATTGATAACCGACACCTCTCAGCTGAAGCAACCTCAATAA
- a CDS encoding universal stress protein, producing MLVRLQSTIGRDDLIEQMVLLPEPEKNSSIQGSTTKPVNLIVAYDASPKSHTALDIAFWIAHQTRLATNTQVTVQAVYVVADKQKSQYTDISSFSRNLTPLECPTSNVSKSVTPVLTQPKLTVIAPNLQEKSLAVIQQADQILWQARSLAEEWQGSFKSHLRFGSIATELKKVVELETADILFIGCRSVEHPIIRALGSDFPCAVLGIPSGIEE from the coding sequence ATGTTAGTGCGCCTACAAAGCACTATAGGTCGAGACGACTTAATTGAACAAATGGTGTTGTTACCAGAACCTGAAAAAAACTCTTCTATACAAGGTTCTACTACAAAACCAGTCAACTTAATTGTCGCTTATGATGCATCTCCCAAAAGTCATACTGCATTAGATATTGCCTTTTGGATTGCTCATCAAACGCGCTTGGCTACAAACACCCAAGTCACAGTTCAAGCTGTCTATGTGGTAGCAGACAAACAAAAGAGTCAGTATACAGATATCTCTAGCTTTAGTAGAAATCTCACTCCTTTAGAGTGTCCTACAAGCAATGTATCAAAATCTGTCACACCCGTTTTAACTCAACCAAAACTAACAGTTATTGCACCAAATTTACAAGAAAAATCCTTAGCTGTTATCCAACAAGCAGACCAAATTTTATGGCAAGCACGTAGTCTAGCAGAGGAATGGCAAGGTTCCTTTAAATCCCATTTGCGGTTTGGTTCAATTGCTACCGAACTAAAAAAAGTTGTGGAATTAGAAACTGCCGATATCCTATTTATCGGTTGTAGATCTGTCGAGCATCCTATTATTCGCGCACTAGGTTCCGATTTCCCCTGTGCTGTTTTAGGTATCCCCAGTGGTATTGAAGAATAA
- a CDS encoding ABC transporter ATP-binding protein, translated as MKSTSVPINTHNEVMPRNGFLEIENLVKSYPTPDKGNFVVLDGVNLSIGEDEYISVIGHSGCGKSTLLKIVAGLEKATSGSVRLDGKEIRQPGAERMMVFQNYSLLPWLTVRENIRLAVDEVLKNATRAEKISIVNEHLAMVNLTAAADKYPDEISGGMKQRVGIARALAIRPKMLLMDEPFGALDALTRGKLQRQVLDIWENHRQAVMMITHDVDEAIYMSDRIVLMTNGPAATIGEILEVPFSHPRDRSAMRNSKEYFELRNHALNFLDRYFSQDE; from the coding sequence ATGAAATCTACCTCAGTACCTATCAATACTCATAACGAAGTTATGCCCCGCAATGGTTTCCTAGAAATTGAGAATTTAGTCAAGTCCTATCCCACACCAGATAAAGGAAATTTTGTCGTTTTAGATGGTGTTAATCTTTCGATTGGTGAAGATGAATATATTTCTGTAATTGGTCACTCTGGTTGTGGAAAATCTACATTGTTAAAAATTGTAGCGGGATTAGAAAAAGCTACTTCCGGCTCAGTAAGGCTAGATGGTAAAGAAATCCGTCAGCCAGGCGCTGAAAGGATGATGGTATTTCAAAATTATTCGCTTTTACCTTGGTTAACAGTAAGAGAAAATATCCGTTTAGCAGTAGATGAAGTGCTAAAAAATGCCACTCGTGCTGAGAAAATTAGCATTGTGAATGAACATTTAGCAATGGTAAACTTAACAGCTGCAGCTGATAAATATCCTGATGAAATTTCAGGAGGAATGAAACAGCGTGTGGGTATTGCTAGAGCTTTAGCAATTCGCCCAAAGATGTTGCTGATGGATGAGCCTTTTGGTGCCTTAGATGCGTTAACTAGAGGTAAATTGCAGCGGCAAGTATTGGATATTTGGGAAAATCATCGCCAAGCCGTAATGATGATTACTCACGATGTCGATGAGGCGATTTATATGTCAGATCGCATCGTATTAATGACTAATGGCCCGGCGGCGACAATCGGAGAAATATTAGAGGTGCCTTTTTCCCATCCACGCGATCGCTCTGCCATGCGAAACTCAAAAGAATATTTTGAACTTCGTAACCACGCCCTGAATTTTCTTGACCGTTATTTTAGCCAAGACGAATAA
- a CDS encoding ABC transporter substrate-binding protein, protein MGDNNWTRREFLIGMGATTAGMALSSCAISGDRSAKGLTEEALAVKPIVRPQDLEKPDITVGYVPVNDCAPFAIAWKKGFFRKYGLNVKLNREASWATSRDGLIFGRLDAAPVVSGAVTNARIGAEGARHAPLCAAMTIHRHGNAMTMNKAMWDSGLRPWYEYQQKYGDGALEAFGRDFRNYFDNQPPERKVWAVVLSSAIYEYFVRYISAAAGVDPLKEFRVIIVPPPQMVTNVRIGAMQAYMVAEPWNTRAITGNEGIGFTFAQGKEVWLGHPDRLLGVMESFIDQYPKTYRSLVKAMIEACQYCSKPENRQEVAELITDRSFTGAKPKKPGASITKFTGPAILGNYNYGGFDGKDRTIKAADTTIFYDIPDNLPKQPGEHSTFLWRSRSIWLMTQAARWGQIHQFPKNAEQLAEKGWRTDLYREIASEMGIECPKDDYKVESKEVFIDKKPFDPSDPVGYLNSFEIRAKSPIRFFMS, encoded by the coding sequence ATGGGTGATAATAACTGGACAAGACGAGAATTTCTCATCGGAATGGGAGCAACAACCGCTGGAATGGCGTTGTCCTCCTGTGCAATTTCTGGCGATCGCTCTGCTAAAGGACTCACCGAAGAAGCCTTAGCAGTTAAACCGATTGTCAGACCCCAAGACTTAGAAAAGCCGGATATTACAGTCGGCTACGTACCTGTAAATGATTGTGCACCATTTGCGATCGCCTGGAAAAAAGGCTTCTTCCGTAAATATGGTTTAAACGTCAAACTCAATCGCGAAGCTAGTTGGGCTACTTCCCGCGATGGCTTAATATTTGGTCGCTTGGATGCTGCGCCTGTCGTCTCTGGTGCAGTTACGAACGCCAGAATTGGTGCGGAAGGCGCACGCCATGCACCCTTATGTGCCGCCATGACAATTCACCGCCACGGTAACGCCATGACGATGAACAAAGCTATGTGGGATTCTGGGCTGCGTCCGTGGTACGAATATCAACAAAAATATGGCGACGGTGCTTTAGAAGCCTTCGGCAGAGATTTTCGTAATTACTTTGATAACCAACCCCCAGAACGCAAAGTTTGGGCAGTAGTGTTAAGTTCTGCCATCTACGAATACTTTGTGCGTTACATCTCCGCTGCTGCTGGTGTCGATCCCCTTAAAGAGTTTCGTGTGATCATCGTCCCACCACCGCAGATGGTAACCAACGTGCGGATTGGCGCGATGCAAGCCTACATGGTTGCCGAACCTTGGAATACTAGGGCAATTACAGGTAACGAAGGTATCGGTTTTACCTTTGCCCAAGGTAAAGAAGTCTGGTTAGGACATCCAGACAGACTATTGGGAGTGATGGAATCTTTCATCGACCAATATCCCAAAACCTATCGTTCCCTAGTCAAGGCAATGATTGAAGCTTGCCAATATTGCAGCAAACCAGAAAATCGCCAAGAAGTTGCCGAACTAATTACAGATAGGTCTTTTACAGGTGCAAAACCGAAAAAGCCAGGTGCCTCAATTACTAAGTTTACAGGGCCAGCAATTTTAGGCAATTACAACTATGGTGGTTTTGATGGTAAAGACCGCACCATTAAAGCTGCTGATACTACGATTTTCTACGATATTCCTGACAACCTGCCCAAACAGCCAGGAGAACACTCAACATTTTTATGGAGATCCAGAAGTATCTGGTTAATGACACAAGCAGCGCGTTGGGGACAAATTCATCAATTTCCTAAAAATGCTGAACAATTAGCCGAAAAAGGTTGGCGAACAGACCTTTATCGCGAGATAGCCTCGGAAATGGGGATTGAATGCCCTAAGGATGATTACAAAGTGGAATCAAAAGAGGTATTCATCGATAAAAAACCTTTTGACCCTAGCGATCCCGTGGGTTATTTAAATAGTTTTGAAATTAGGGCTAAATCTCCTATTCGTTTTTTCATGTCTTAA
- the ntrB gene encoding nitrate ABC transporter permease: MLLQLNLAAIFAVAGQVAWKKAKPVLVKDVVILPALGFLGIIVLWWIVALFNHELMPTPPEALIANLDYILNPFYERGPGNLGIGWLLLASLRRVLLGFLLGAIVAIPLGFLIGMSKSAMLALNPIIQIFKPVSPLAWLPIALAIFNLADPSAIFVIFITSLWPTIINTALGVSSVPQDYLDVARVLEIPRWRRITKIIWPASLPYIFTGLRISLGIAWLVIVAVEMLTGGIGIGFFVWDEWSRLNLSSVFLAVFVIGLTGLILDYAVGKLQELVTRRPTVAK, encoded by the coding sequence ATGCTATTGCAACTAAATTTAGCTGCGATTTTTGCCGTAGCTGGACAAGTAGCTTGGAAAAAAGCTAAACCTGTCCTGGTTAAAGATGTTGTCATCCTCCCAGCTTTAGGATTTTTAGGAATCATCGTACTGTGGTGGATTGTCGCATTATTCAATCATGAATTAATGCCCACTCCACCCGAAGCACTGATTGCCAATCTGGACTACATTTTAAATCCTTTCTACGAACGAGGGCCAGGTAACTTAGGTATCGGTTGGTTATTACTCGCCAGCTTACGCAGAGTATTGCTAGGTTTTCTTTTAGGTGCAATAGTGGCGATTCCTTTGGGATTTTTGATTGGGATGTCCAAATCCGCCATGTTAGCCTTAAATCCCATCATTCAAATCTTTAAACCAGTATCGCCTTTAGCTTGGCTACCGATTGCTTTAGCTATCTTTAACTTGGCAGATCCTTCAGCAATTTTCGTAATTTTCATCACCTCCCTATGGCCGACAATTATTAACACCGCCTTAGGAGTTTCTAGCGTTCCCCAAGATTATTTAGATGTCGCCAGAGTATTAGAAATACCCCGTTGGCGACGGATTACCAAAATTATTTGGCCTGCCAGCTTACCTTATATTTTTACTGGATTGCGAATCAGTTTAGGTATTGCTTGGTTAGTAATTGTTGCCGTAGAAATGCTCACCGGCGGTATCGGTATCGGCTTCTTTGTTTGGGATGAATGGAGTCGTTTAAATTTGAGTTCAGTTTTTCTCGCCGTATTTGTTATTGGCTTAACTGGATTAATTCTTGATTACGCCGTTGGCAAACTTCAAGAATTAGTAACCCGTCGCCCTACTGTGGCTAAATAA